From a single Bacillus sp. NEB1478 genomic region:
- the tatA gene encoding twin-arginine translocase TatA/TatE family subunit, giving the protein MLGPGSIALIVAGAIVVFGPKKLPELGKATGKALREFKNATQGIMDDDDDKKKRDQEDK; this is encoded by the coding sequence ATGTTAGGACCAGGTAGCATCGCGTTAATCGTTGCTGGAGCCATCGTTGTATTCGGCCCTAAGAAATTACCTGAGTTAGGTAAAGCAACAGGTAAGGCGCTTCGTGAATTCAAAAACGCAACACAAGGCATCATGGATGATGACGATGATAAAAAGAAGCGCGACCAAGAAGATAAGTAA